Proteins co-encoded in one Rhopalosiphum maidis isolate BTI-1 chromosome 2, ASM367621v3, whole genome shotgun sequence genomic window:
- the LOC113553826 gene encoding uncharacterized protein LOC113553826: MRFSFLILLVAVVMIQNCLSAHCHHEGEQNHQESVGDHTGHNHEAHTSHEGGDHTGHNHGSHTSHEGGDHTGHNHEGTDHSGHDHTTGDHTGHNHQKHQHRK; the protein is encoded by the exons ATGAGATTTTca tttttaatacttttggtGGCAGTTGTTATGATACAAAACTGTTTGAGCGCTCACTGTCATCACGAAGGTGAACAAAATCATCAAGAAAGTGTTGGTGATCACACTGGCCATAATCACGAAGCTCACACAAGTCACGAAGGAGGTGACCATACAGGCCATAACCACGGATCTCACACAAGTCACGAAGGAGGTGACCATACAGGCCATAACCACGAAGGAACCGATCACTCAGGACATGACCACACAACAGGTGATCACACTGGCCATAACCACCAAAAACATCAAcaccgtaaataa